In one window of Zhihengliuella sp. ISTPL4 DNA:
- a CDS encoding ABC transporter substrate-binding protein: MKRIVTTSVATAVAVLVLAGCSSGAPDAAEPVDGPISVSLLTTYNGLPFYTAMQCGAEDAADELGGDITISVDGPSRGMNAADQIPVLEGVVNRGPDGIIFVPADPVAMQAPLQSAVNAGIQVVTTDATLDTEIALAQFHGDNEAGGKLAADRLIEVAGDRAGKVLVLDNRPGLPITNERADGFIDALSAADTDLEILEVQYFEDDPTKAATIVQSSLEANPDIVGIFATSEAGATGTVSGLQGTGADDVSVIAYDAGPTLVDALRAGQLDALVAQGSYTQGYDALIALVRSIRGEEKPEQFDNIVDNALVTADNVDDPEIAKLLYPDSCS; encoded by the coding sequence ATGAAGCGAATCGTCACAACGTCCGTCGCCACGGCTGTCGCCGTGCTCGTCCTCGCGGGATGTTCGAGCGGCGCCCCCGACGCGGCCGAGCCCGTCGACGGGCCGATCTCGGTCTCGCTGCTCACGACGTACAACGGTCTGCCGTTCTACACGGCGATGCAGTGCGGCGCCGAGGATGCCGCCGACGAACTGGGCGGCGACATCACGATCAGTGTCGACGGCCCGTCCCGGGGCATGAACGCCGCCGACCAGATCCCGGTGCTCGAGGGAGTGGTCAATCGCGGACCGGACGGCATCATCTTCGTCCCCGCCGATCCGGTGGCCATGCAGGCACCGCTGCAGAGCGCCGTCAATGCCGGCATCCAGGTCGTGACCACCGACGCGACGCTCGACACCGAGATCGCCCTGGCGCAGTTCCACGGGGACAACGAGGCGGGCGGGAAGTTGGCCGCCGACCGTCTGATCGAGGTGGCGGGCGACAGGGCGGGCAAGGTGCTCGTCCTGGACAACCGCCCTGGACTGCCCATCACGAACGAACGCGCGGACGGCTTCATCGACGCCCTCAGCGCCGCTGACACCGACCTCGAGATCCTCGAGGTTCAGTACTTCGAGGATGATCCGACGAAGGCGGCGACGATCGTGCAGAGCTCCCTCGAGGCGAACCCCGACATCGTCGGCATCTTCGCGACATCGGAGGCCGGAGCGACGGGCACGGTGTCGGGTCTGCAGGGAACGGGCGCGGATGACGTCTCCGTGATCGCGTACGACGCCGGTCCGACACTCGTGGATGCGCTGCGCGCGGGGCAGCTGGACGCGCTCGTCGCGCAGGGGTCGTACACCCAGGGATACGACGCCCTCATCGCGCTCGTCCGGTCGATCCGAGGGGAGGAGAAGCCCGAGCAGTTCGATAACATCGTCGACAACGCTCTGGTGACGGCTGACAACGTCGACGACCCGGAGATCGCCAAGTTGCTGTATCCGGATAGCTGCTCGTAG
- a CDS encoding FadR/GntR family transcriptional regulator, protein MTRSASQSLEPRELELLLLIAAAAEPLGARELRRRLADGGRVSESTMNRLLRRLDEQGLTRSQAGRGRVLSPAGRALADQATREQRWHDNLSQLEIKTLGDVRDLVVARRALEREIVRSAALSAEPSDVMALRRYLVQHEDSIESERDRRVAAVEFHRQLARSCPNRMLRASAMVLFDPRFDVLEQVLDIVTAGRGRTEASPHEHDAIVDAIEARDPDAAEAAMLQHLDRLSEDLSAETSASTALAIELFLRSQPAPRI, encoded by the coding sequence ATGACACGCTCCGCCAGCCAGTCGCTGGAACCGCGCGAGCTCGAGCTGCTGCTGCTGATCGCAGCAGCAGCCGAGCCCCTCGGTGCCCGTGAGCTGAGGCGTCGGCTCGCGGACGGGGGGCGGGTCTCGGAATCGACGATGAACCGCCTTCTCAGGCGGCTCGACGAGCAGGGCCTGACCCGTTCGCAGGCAGGTCGCGGGCGGGTGCTCTCGCCCGCGGGACGCGCCCTTGCCGACCAGGCGACCAGGGAACAGCGCTGGCACGACAATCTGAGTCAGCTCGAGATCAAGACGTTGGGCGACGTCCGGGATCTGGTGGTCGCACGTCGCGCTCTCGAGAGGGAGATCGTGCGTTCGGCGGCCCTCTCGGCCGAGCCGTCCGACGTCATGGCGCTTCGTCGGTACCTCGTGCAGCACGAGGACTCGATCGAGTCCGAACGGGACCGCCGGGTCGCCGCCGTGGAGTTCCACCGCCAGCTCGCCCGGTCCTGCCCGAACCGGATGCTCCGCGCGTCGGCGATGGTCCTGTTCGACCCCCGGTTCGACGTGCTCGAGCAGGTGTTGGACATCGTGACAGCAGGGCGCGGCCGCACCGAGGCGAGCCCCCATGAGCACGACGCGATCGTCGACGCCATCGAGGCACGGGATCCGGATGCCGCGGAGGCGGCGATGCTTCAGCACCTGGACCGGCTGAGCGAGGACCTGTCCGCCGAGACGTCGGCCAGCACCGCGCTCGCGATCGAACTGTTCCTGCGCAGCCAGCCCGCCCCGCGCATCTGA
- a CDS encoding NCS1 family nucleobase:cation symporter-1 produces MSTSTGIVSHQALGLDNPDLRPLRRSERTWTWWNYSTIWMGIVHNLVAWQVAANLIAIGMSFWEALACVVSAYLVAFLAILANSVLGAKYGLSFPVLIRAAFGRHGAQIPVFLRAFVAIFWFAVHIYIGSKAIGLILSSAIPGYAELAQANVLGMGVDVLIAFVICWLVHAWVLTHGIGAVKRFEAWAGPTIMVLAIGLVIWAAVAAGSFGALFDSPTTIARPDFWPTFFLSMTALIGTVATLVLNISDLTRFSRSQRDQSIGQGIGFPLMFFFFSLMALWVAVGTKVAYGEVISDPIEILARFDNPAIGIFSALCILVSTVSVNVATNGVSVGFDLTNLFPRWLTFSRSGIIAIVAAIAFVPWLWYGQFDIVETILGAIGATMGPIAGIMLVDYYFIRRRDYDTASLFTESPSGVYAFRNGWNARAIIAFALGAGLALVGLFVPALSGLYAFNWFLGIAAAGLVYGLLMLPYRSLPTRSRARFADVDPAAVQDDGDVAQEAEVADPVR; encoded by the coding sequence ATGTCGACGTCGACAGGCATCGTCTCGCACCAAGCCCTCGGGCTCGATAACCCCGATCTCCGCCCCCTCCGCCGCTCCGAGCGCACCTGGACGTGGTGGAACTACTCGACGATCTGGATGGGCATCGTCCACAACCTCGTCGCCTGGCAGGTCGCAGCCAACCTCATCGCCATCGGGATGAGCTTCTGGGAGGCACTCGCCTGCGTGGTGAGCGCGTACCTGGTCGCCTTCCTCGCGATCCTCGCGAACTCGGTGCTCGGAGCGAAGTACGGCCTCTCCTTCCCGGTTCTCATCCGCGCGGCGTTCGGTCGCCATGGCGCTCAGATCCCGGTCTTCCTGCGCGCATTCGTCGCGATCTTCTGGTTCGCGGTGCACATCTACATCGGAAGCAAGGCGATCGGCTTGATCCTGTCGTCCGCGATCCCCGGGTACGCCGAGCTCGCTCAGGCCAACGTCCTCGGAATGGGCGTGGACGTCCTCATCGCCTTCGTCATCTGCTGGCTGGTGCACGCCTGGGTCCTCACGCACGGCATCGGCGCGGTGAAGCGGTTCGAGGCATGGGCGGGGCCGACGATCATGGTCCTCGCGATCGGGCTGGTGATCTGGGCGGCTGTCGCTGCGGGGAGCTTCGGGGCGCTGTTCGACTCGCCCACCACCATCGCCAGGCCGGACTTCTGGCCGACGTTCTTCCTGTCGATGACCGCTCTGATCGGCACGGTGGCGACGCTCGTGCTCAACATCTCGGACCTGACCCGGTTCTCGCGGTCGCAGCGCGACCAGTCGATCGGACAGGGCATCGGCTTCCCGTTGATGTTCTTCTTCTTCTCGCTGATGGCGCTCTGGGTCGCCGTGGGCACGAAGGTGGCGTACGGAGAGGTGATCTCGGACCCGATCGAGATCCTTGCCCGGTTCGACAACCCGGCGATCGGGATCTTCTCGGCCCTGTGCATCCTCGTCTCCACCGTCTCGGTGAATGTCGCCACGAACGGCGTGTCGGTGGGCTTCGATCTCACCAACCTCTTCCCCCGATGGCTCACGTTCTCCCGGTCCGGGATCATCGCGATCGTGGCGGCGATCGCCTTCGTCCCGTGGCTCTGGTACGGACAGTTCGACATCGTCGAGACGATCCTCGGCGCGATCGGCGCCACCATGGGGCCGATCGCGGGGATCATGCTCGTCGACTACTACTTCATCCGTCGACGGGATTACGACACTGCCTCGCTGTTCACCGAGTCGCCGTCCGGCGTCTACGCCTTCCGGAACGGGTGGAACGCTCGCGCTATCATCGCGTTCGCCCTGGGGGCGGGACTCGCTCTCGTCGGGCTGTTCGTTCCGGCGCTGTCCGGCCTCTACGCGTTCAACTGGTTCCTGGGGATCGCGGCCGCCGGTCTCGTCTACGGCCTGCTCATGCTCCCCTATCGGTCCCTCCCCACGCGATCCCGCGCTCGATTCGCCGATGTCGATCCGGCAGCCGTCCAGGACGACGGAGACGTCGCGCAGGAGGCGGAGGTCGCCGACCCCGTGAGGTGA
- a CDS encoding SIS domain-containing protein, producing the protein MSDLIPVPDDFEACVQHAIDQDDKARSLVDRAVERGVERVYLVGCGGSHFGTYPAFDLLDRYAPGLVTQRITSAELTSRAPIGLDEKALVVAASHSGNTPETVAAAEFAKSRGALVAGISRQGENGLSRIGDVHLDYPDTISITEPKLVHNEQIAAALLDAYGAPEKAAQLRAGLPALPGALRAVKDEVAEAGERVADLLSAPDAPLSYIVGGGPAYGMAKMMAWCYFQEMSWMNSAAINAGDFFHGPLEMVLEDTTVVTLVAEDASRGLGERVIAFAEKQTRNSAAVDTATFSLPGVPAESRADLSVLALMSAERRVLDHVAARRGHDTSQRRYMYKIAY; encoded by the coding sequence ATGAGCGACTTGATCCCGGTTCCCGACGACTTCGAGGCCTGCGTGCAGCACGCCATCGACCAGGACGACAAGGCTCGTTCGCTGGTCGACCGGGCGGTCGAGCGCGGCGTCGAGAGGGTCTACCTGGTCGGTTGCGGAGGTTCGCACTTCGGCACCTACCCGGCTTTCGATCTGCTCGACCGCTATGCGCCCGGTCTGGTGACCCAGCGCATCACGAGCGCGGAGCTCACCTCGCGTGCGCCGATCGGACTGGACGAGAAGGCGCTCGTCGTCGCCGCCTCGCACTCGGGCAACACTCCCGAGACCGTCGCCGCGGCCGAGTTCGCCAAGAGCCGGGGCGCGCTCGTGGCGGGCATCTCCCGCCAGGGCGAGAACGGACTCTCCCGCATCGGCGATGTGCACCTCGACTACCCCGACACGATCTCGATCACCGAACCCAAGCTCGTGCACAACGAGCAGATCGCCGCCGCTCTCCTCGACGCCTACGGCGCACCCGAGAAGGCTGCGCAGCTGCGGGCGGGGCTTCCCGCGCTCCCCGGTGCGCTGCGCGCCGTCAAGGACGAGGTCGCCGAGGCGGGCGAGCGCGTCGCCGACCTGCTCTCCGCACCCGACGCGCCGCTGAGCTACATCGTCGGCGGGGGCCCGGCTTACGGCATGGCGAAGATGATGGCCTGGTGCTACTTCCAGGAGATGAGCTGGATGAACTCCGCCGCGATCAACGCCGGCGACTTCTTCCACGGCCCGCTCGAGATGGTGCTCGAGGACACGACCGTGGTGACCCTCGTCGCCGAGGACGCGAGCCGTGGACTCGGAGAGCGCGTGATCGCGTTCGCGGAGAAGCAGACCCGCAACTCCGCCGCCGTCGACACCGCGACCTTCAGCCTTCCGGGCGTCCCGGCGGAGTCGCGCGCGGACCTGAGCGTCCTCGCGCTGATGAGCGCGGAGCGCCGCGTGCTCGACCATGTCGCCGCGCGCCGCGGACACGACACGTCGCAGCGCCGCTACATGTACAAGATCGCCTACTGA
- a CDS encoding PfkB family carbohydrate kinase: MRVLGAGDNVVDRYLHQAMMYPGGNAVNVAVFAARLGARAGYLGVLGDDAAGRQILRALEAEHIDTSLTRVVHGPNATADVELVGNDRVFLRSDRTTALFDLEPEQLDAMAAYDVVHTGYAGPLLARVPEIAERARVSFDFGSRFDEGAALPHLRQLHLASFSGGHLSEQEARGLVGRALDAGAEHALVTLGAAGALLGSSEGIRHQEADRVNVRDTLGAGDAFIAGVLVGLGTGRSIRSTLVAASAQAAQVCQVNGAFEHGIPFDAEAVRRQHATSDESNDDQEAVTA, from the coding sequence ATGAGAGTTCTCGGGGCCGGCGACAACGTCGTCGACCGTTACCTGCATCAGGCCATGATGTATCCCGGCGGCAACGCCGTGAACGTCGCGGTCTTCGCTGCGCGTCTCGGCGCGCGGGCGGGCTACCTCGGTGTCCTCGGAGACGACGCCGCCGGGCGCCAGATCCTCCGCGCGCTCGAGGCCGAGCACATCGACACCTCGCTCACCCGCGTGGTCCACGGCCCGAACGCCACGGCAGACGTCGAGCTCGTCGGCAACGACCGCGTCTTCCTCCGTTCGGATCGCACCACGGCGCTCTTCGACCTCGAGCCGGAGCAGCTCGACGCCATGGCCGCCTATGACGTGGTGCACACCGGCTACGCGGGGCCGCTGCTGGCCCGGGTGCCGGAGATCGCGGAGCGTGCACGGGTGTCGTTCGACTTCGGCAGCCGGTTCGACGAGGGGGCGGCTCTCCCGCACCTGCGCCAGCTGCACCTGGCGAGCTTCTCGGGCGGTCACCTGAGCGAGCAGGAGGCCCGGGGCCTCGTCGGCCGCGCGCTGGACGCGGGGGCGGAGCACGCGCTCGTGACTCTGGGCGCCGCCGGGGCGCTGCTCGGCTCGTCCGAGGGCATCCGCCACCAGGAGGCCGACCGGGTGAACGTGCGCGACACGCTCGGCGCCGGCGACGCGTTCATCGCGGGGGTCCTCGTGGGCCTCGGCACCGGTCGCAGCATCCGATCCACGCTGGTGGCGGCGAGCGCGCAGGCGGCTCAGGTCTGCCAGGTGAACGGCGCCTTCGAGCATGGAATCCCGTTCGACGCCGAGGCGGTGCGCCGCCAGCATGCGACGAGCGACGAGAGCAACGACGACCAGGAAGCGGTGACGGCATGA
- a CDS encoding hydantoinase/oxoprolinase family protein — MTLRIGVDTGGTFTDVCVFDEETGRVHVRKVSSTPDDPGRAIVQGVTEILDQIGGRSIDEVGYFAHGTTVGTNALLTGRGARTGLITTRGFRDLLELGRGRRPSMYDPQADKPTPQVPRHLRMEVTERVRHTGAVETPLDEADVRRAVRELKAAGVDSIAVCLLYSYLNADHERRIAEIIREEMPEVYVSLSCDVLPEFREYERLSTVVTNSYVGPVVANYLARLRQVLADRGLTAVPHVTQSNGGVIPFSTAESLPVRLVLSGPSTGVVGAAQICSAAGYDDIITFDMGGTSSDISLVQEGRPKVTAGMELDGRPVRSPMLDIHTVGAGGGSIAWIDSGGHLRVGPQSAGAFPGPACYGNGTEAAVTDANVVLRMLNPEYLLNGQMKIDRSASVAAVQRLAEPLGLSVEETALGILRVVTANMARAIRVVSVQRGYDPREYALVPFGGAGPLHASRLARELGMSTMVVPEIPGAQSALGLLMTDVKTDFMRTLITGVDDTTAAAVDAVFDELAHRATEWFVEEEVEEGGRALRRRMDLRYRGQNFELAVDVPEGHRFGDDGADAVIELFHEAHERVYGYRSEDAAVEVVTFRLEASGSAAHVDLRRDEVGSSDPSGAIVETRSTCFDPAEGYVDTPVYDRARLTPGDVVAGPAIVEQMDTTTVLLPGDVCRVDAYRNLIVEIGEQK; from the coding sequence ATGACCCTGCGCATCGGAGTGGACACGGGTGGAACCTTCACCGACGTCTGCGTGTTCGACGAGGAGACCGGGCGCGTGCACGTGCGCAAGGTCTCGAGCACCCCTGATGACCCGGGTCGGGCCATCGTCCAGGGCGTGACCGAGATCCTCGACCAGATCGGCGGACGCTCGATCGACGAGGTGGGTTACTTCGCCCACGGGACGACGGTCGGAACCAATGCACTGCTCACCGGGCGCGGCGCGCGGACCGGCCTGATCACCACGCGCGGCTTCCGTGACCTGCTCGAGCTCGGCCGCGGTCGCCGCCCCAGCATGTACGACCCGCAGGCGGACAAGCCCACCCCGCAGGTGCCCCGGCATCTGCGCATGGAGGTCACCGAGCGCGTGCGGCACACGGGCGCGGTCGAGACCCCGCTCGACGAGGCCGACGTGCGTCGGGCGGTGCGTGAGCTGAAGGCCGCAGGGGTGGACTCGATCGCGGTCTGCCTCCTCTACAGCTACCTCAACGCGGATCACGAGCGGCGCATCGCCGAGATCATCCGCGAGGAGATGCCCGAGGTGTACGTCTCCCTCTCCTGCGACGTGCTGCCGGAGTTCCGCGAGTACGAGCGCCTGTCGACCGTCGTCACGAACTCCTACGTCGGACCGGTCGTGGCCAACTACCTCGCGCGGCTGCGTCAGGTGCTCGCCGACCGGGGGCTGACCGCGGTCCCGCACGTCACGCAGAGCAACGGCGGCGTGATCCCGTTCTCGACCGCCGAGTCCCTGCCGGTGCGGCTGGTGCTCTCCGGGCCCAGCACGGGCGTGGTCGGTGCGGCGCAGATCTGCTCCGCTGCGGGCTACGACGACATCATCACCTTCGACATGGGCGGCACGTCGTCCGACATCTCCCTCGTGCAGGAGGGCCGCCCCAAGGTGACCGCGGGCATGGAGCTGGACGGCCGCCCGGTGCGATCCCCCATGCTGGACATCCACACGGTCGGCGCCGGCGGCGGGTCCATCGCCTGGATCGACAGCGGGGGCCACCTGCGCGTGGGTCCGCAGAGCGCCGGCGCCTTCCCCGGGCCGGCCTGCTACGGCAACGGGACCGAGGCAGCGGTGACCGACGCGAACGTCGTGCTGCGGATGCTCAACCCGGAATACCTGCTGAACGGCCAGATGAAGATCGATCGTTCGGCGTCCGTCGCCGCCGTGCAGCGGCTCGCCGAGCCGCTCGGTCTCTCCGTGGAGGAGACGGCCCTCGGCATCCTGCGTGTCGTCACCGCCAACATGGCGCGGGCGATCCGCGTGGTGAGCGTGCAGCGGGGCTACGATCCCCGCGAGTACGCCCTGGTCCCGTTCGGCGGGGCCGGCCCGCTGCACGCCTCCCGCCTGGCCAGGGAGCTAGGCATGAGCACCATGGTGGTGCCGGAGATCCCGGGCGCCCAGTCGGCACTCGGCCTGCTGATGACGGACGTGAAGACGGACTTCATGCGCACGCTCATCACGGGCGTTGACGACACCACGGCGGCAGCGGTCGATGCCGTGTTTGACGAGCTCGCGCATCGCGCGACCGAATGGTTCGTCGAGGAGGAGGTGGAGGAGGGCGGTCGCGCCCTTCGCCGCCGCATGGATCTGCGCTACCGGGGCCAGAACTTCGAACTGGCCGTCGATGTTCCCGAGGGGCATCGCTTCGGCGACGACGGTGCGGATGCCGTCATCGAGTTGTTCCACGAGGCCCACGAGCGCGTGTACGGCTACCGATCAGAGGACGCAGCGGTGGAGGTGGTGACCTTCCGTCTCGAGGCGTCCGGTTCGGCCGCCCATGTCGACCTCCGCCGTGACGAGGTCGGCTCGTCCGATCCGTCCGGCGCGATCGTCGAGACGCGGAGCACGTGCTTCGATCCCGCCGAGGGCTACGTCGACACCCCGGTGTACGACCGCGCGCGCCTCACGCCCGGTGACGTCGTCGCCGGCCCGGCCATCGTGGAGCAGATGGACACCACGACCGTCCTGCTGCCGGGAGACGTGTGCCGCGTGGACGCCTACCGCAACCTCATCGTGGAGATCGGAGAGCAGAAGTGA
- a CDS encoding hydantoinase B/oxoprolinase family protein, whose protein sequence is MTAIELDPVLVEVVGSALSTIVEEMSETLVKAAFSPNIKERRDCTASLFDAEGQAIAQDEGGSPLHLGSLMGIVAALRAQYPLDQIRPGDVFIGNDPYTGGGSHLPDIVLATPIFVDDELAAWAATLAHHADFGDRGHAHIFQEAIRIPPVHLVREGVRQEELLQLILLNCQVPEERIADLRAQEAALRVAVTRYRELCERNGADVVRAIGAELLDYTERRTRAAIAEFPDGEYTFEDRFDCPELDDELTLRVRIVVSGDRMLFDFAGNPPQVRASVNVVWTGLYAAVYYTIKTLIDPDIAPNAGLYRPVTIEAPEGSIINCSAPAAVNGRSETCQRIVDLIQGALAPAVPERITGASNGANTGVHFSGHDHARGRDFVYLETIGGGSGARYNKDGLDGVQVHMTNTSNLPVESLETEYPLMVEAYEFIEDSGGTGEHRGGMGIRRRIRAEAEDVHFWLDTSRQKSQPWGVFGGGPGASARCVLSDDATPIDHGYTVLQPGQWASIETAGAGGFGDPAARPADALEADVRDGRVSEETARRHRD, encoded by the coding sequence GTGACCGCCATCGAGTTGGATCCCGTGCTCGTCGAGGTCGTGGGCTCCGCCCTCTCGACCATCGTCGAGGAGATGAGCGAGACGCTGGTGAAGGCCGCGTTCTCGCCGAACATCAAGGAGCGCCGAGACTGCACGGCGAGTCTGTTCGATGCGGAGGGCCAGGCGATCGCCCAGGACGAGGGCGGATCGCCCCTGCACCTGGGCTCGCTCATGGGCATCGTCGCCGCGCTGCGCGCGCAGTATCCGCTCGACCAGATCCGTCCGGGGGACGTGTTCATCGGCAACGATCCGTACACGGGCGGAGGGTCCCACCTCCCGGACATCGTCCTCGCGACGCCCATCTTCGTCGATGACGAGCTGGCAGCGTGGGCGGCGACGCTCGCCCACCACGCCGACTTCGGCGACCGGGGTCACGCGCACATCTTCCAGGAGGCGATCCGCATCCCTCCCGTGCACCTTGTGCGCGAAGGGGTGCGACAGGAGGAGCTGCTGCAGCTCATCCTGCTGAACTGCCAGGTCCCGGAGGAGCGGATCGCAGACCTCCGGGCGCAGGAGGCGGCGCTCCGCGTGGCGGTCACCCGGTACCGCGAGCTCTGCGAGCGCAACGGGGCCGACGTGGTCCGTGCGATCGGCGCCGAGCTGCTGGACTACACCGAGCGCCGCACCCGAGCGGCGATCGCCGAGTTCCCCGACGGCGAGTACACGTTCGAGGACCGCTTCGACTGCCCGGAGCTGGACGACGAGCTGACCCTGCGCGTGCGCATCGTCGTCTCGGGGGACCGGATGCTGTTCGACTTCGCCGGCAACCCGCCGCAGGTCCGCGCGAGCGTGAACGTGGTGTGGACCGGTCTGTACGCCGCGGTCTACTACACGATCAAGACGCTCATCGACCCGGACATCGCGCCGAACGCGGGCCTGTACCGCCCGGTCACGATCGAGGCGCCGGAAGGGTCGATCATCAACTGCTCCGCTCCGGCGGCGGTGAACGGCCGCAGCGAGACCTGCCAGCGCATCGTCGATCTGATCCAGGGCGCACTGGCCCCTGCCGTGCCCGAGCGGATCACGGGCGCCTCGAACGGGGCCAACACCGGCGTGCACTTCTCGGGGCACGATCACGCGCGAGGTCGCGACTTCGTGTACCTCGAGACGATCGGCGGCGGCAGCGGGGCCCGCTACAACAAGGACGGACTCGACGGCGTGCAGGTCCACATGACCAACACCTCGAACCTCCCCGTCGAGAGCCTCGAGACCGAGTACCCGCTGATGGTCGAGGCCTACGAGTTCATCGAGGACTCCGGAGGGACGGGGGAGCACCGCGGCGGCATGGGGATCCGCCGCCGCATCCGCGCGGAGGCCGAGGACGTGCACTTCTGGTTGGACACCAGCCGGCAGAAGTCGCAGCCGTGGGGCGTCTTCGGCGGAGGTCCGGGGGCGTCGGCCCGTTGCGTGCTCAGCGACGACGCCACGCCGATCGACCACGGCTACACCGTCCTGCAGCCGGGGCAGTGGGCGTCGATCGAGACGGCCGGCGCCGGCGGGTTCGGCGATCCTGCCGCCCGCCCGGCCGACGCGCTCGAGGCCGACGTCCGCGACGGACGGGTGTCGGAGGAGACCGCCCGGCGTCACCGGGACTGA
- a CDS encoding LacI family DNA-binding transcriptional regulator gives MARAVTIIDVARAAGVSKSAAARVLAQNGSASDVTRQKVLEAADRLGYRPNQLARAMKSGATNTIGIVVPDVALPFFSAVLRGLTDTARAAGFEVLVSNTDNDADIEARSLELLAEQRVDGIVIAPVFQAEPTALLRLAGEGMPIVLLDRRMPGLEELPLVSVDHVDATERAINALLADGHRRIALVTEASQVDSTLDGFALRGGEDADVSMLRPSAQRLVGYLRALTRAGVDIDDELIISTGYTTGESQKAVEEFLAGDPDVTAIHATDTVLSSGTYRGIRSRGLSLPDDLSFIGFDDQDWTTMVQPAVSVIEQPRQRLGATATTTLVGIIRGGTTGPRRQMLAAELLVRGSAAPL, from the coding sequence ATGGCGCGAGCAGTGACGATCATCGACGTGGCCCGGGCGGCCGGCGTGTCGAAGTCGGCTGCCGCCCGCGTCCTCGCCCAGAACGGATCGGCCAGCGACGTCACCCGCCAGAAGGTGCTCGAAGCAGCCGACCGGCTGGGCTACCGGCCCAACCAGCTGGCGCGAGCGATGAAGTCGGGGGCGACAAACACGATCGGCATCGTCGTGCCCGACGTCGCGCTCCCGTTCTTCTCCGCCGTGCTGCGAGGGCTGACCGACACCGCGCGCGCGGCGGGCTTCGAAGTGCTCGTCAGCAACACCGACAACGACGCCGACATCGAGGCGCGCTCCCTGGAGCTCCTCGCGGAGCAGCGCGTGGACGGGATCGTGATCGCCCCGGTGTTCCAGGCCGAGCCGACCGCGCTCCTCCGGCTCGCCGGCGAGGGCATGCCGATCGTGCTGCTCGACCGCCGGATGCCGGGCCTCGAAGAGCTGCCCCTGGTCTCCGTCGATCATGTCGACGCGACGGAGCGGGCGATCAACGCCCTCCTCGCGGACGGGCATCGACGGATCGCACTGGTGACCGAGGCGTCCCAGGTCGATTCGACGCTGGACGGCTTCGCGTTGCGCGGAGGGGAGGATGCGGATGTCTCGATGCTCCGGCCGTCGGCGCAGCGTCTCGTCGGCTATCTCCGCGCCCTGACCCGTGCGGGCGTCGACATCGACGACGAGCTGATCATCTCCACCGGCTACACCACGGGGGAATCGCAGAAGGCGGTCGAGGAGTTCCTCGCCGGCGATCCGGATGTGACGGCGATCCACGCGACCGACACCGTGCTCAGCTCCGGCACCTACCGCGGCATCCGCTCACGCGGTCTCTCGCTTCCCGACGATCTGTCCTTCATCGGTTTCGACGACCAGGACTGGACGACCATGGTCCAGCCGGCCGTCAGCGTGATCGAGCAGCCGCGTCAGCGCCTGGGCGCCACCGCGACGACGACCCTGGTCGGGATCATCCGCGGCGGGACGACGGGACCGCGCCGCCAGATGCTCGCCGCCGAGCTCCTGGTGCGCGGTTCCGCCGCCCCCCTCTGA